From Paenibacillus physcomitrellae, the proteins below share one genomic window:
- a CDS encoding SDR family oxidoreductase codes for MPQNQQPKQTLPPQHQNQQPGAESEMHPLPQYEGNYKAAGKLKGKTALITGGDSGIGRAVAVAYAKEGANVAIVYLNEDQDAQKTKQEVEQEGVKALLIPGDVGDETFAANAVKQTVDAFGGLDILVNNAGEQHPQQSIEDITSAQLEKTFRTNIFGMFYFVKAAMPHLKKGSAIINTASITAYEGNPTLIDYSSTKGAIVSFTRALSNNIVGKGIRVNAVAPGPIWTPLIPSTFDAEKVKKFGADTPMKRPGQPEELAPAYVFLACNDSSYISGQTIHINGGTVVNG; via the coding sequence ATGCCACAAAATCAACAACCTAAACAAACCTTGCCTCCTCAGCATCAAAATCAGCAGCCGGGAGCGGAAAGTGAAATGCACCCTCTTCCGCAATATGAGGGGAATTATAAAGCAGCAGGCAAACTGAAAGGCAAAACAGCCTTGATTACCGGTGGTGACAGCGGGATTGGCCGCGCCGTAGCCGTAGCGTATGCCAAAGAAGGCGCAAACGTAGCTATCGTCTATTTGAATGAAGATCAGGACGCCCAGAAGACCAAACAGGAAGTGGAGCAGGAAGGCGTAAAGGCGCTGCTGATCCCGGGAGATGTCGGGGATGAAACATTCGCTGCAAATGCGGTCAAGCAAACGGTGGACGCGTTTGGCGGGCTGGATATTCTGGTCAACAACGCCGGGGAGCAGCATCCGCAGCAGAGCATTGAGGACATCACTTCAGCGCAGCTGGAGAAAACGTTCCGGACAAACATATTTGGCATGTTTTATTTTGTGAAAGCAGCCATGCCGCATTTGAAGAAAGGAAGCGCGATTATTAATACGGCTTCTATTACCGCTTACGAAGGCAATCCTACGCTGATCGATTATTCCTCGACGAAAGGGGCCATCGTAAGTTTTACCCGCGCATTGTCCAACAACATTGTAGGAAAAGGTATTCGCGTAAATGCGGTAGCACCGGGGCCGATTTGGACACCGCTCATTCCATCTACATTCGATGCGGAGAAAGTTAAGAAGTTTGGGGCTGACACACCGATGAAACGTCCGGGACAACCGGAGGAACTGGCTCCGGCGTATGTGTTCCTGGCCTGCAACGATTCCTCTTATATCAGCGGCCAAACGATTCATATTAACGGCGGCACCGTGGTAAACGGATAA